The DNA sequence GATTCGTTCCAATGGCATGAAGTCGACGGCCTGATCGAAAGCGGCGCGTTCTTCCTGGACGTCCGTGAAGACTTCGAATTGGCGACCGGTGTATTGGGCGATGCCTACACGATTCCGTTGGGCGACATCCGTGCGCGCATGAGCGAATTGCCGAAAGACAAAACGATCCATGTGTTCTGCCAAGTCGGCCACCGCGGCTACAACGCAGCCCGCATCCTGATGCAGAACGGCTTCACCGTCAAGAACCTGGACGGCGGCTACAAAACCTACAAACAAGCGAACACTGTTTTAAATTATAAAGAAGAAGCGCCGGAAGAGGCCGTGCATGTGGAACCGACACACGCGAAGCCAGCCCAACCGGTCGGCAACACGATCCAAGTCGATGCCTGCGGACTGCAGTGCCCGGGTCCGATCCTGAAAGTGAAGGAGAACATGGACAAGATGGTCGACGGTCAGGAACTGATCATCGAAGCATCCGACTTCGGCTTCCTGGCGGACATCGCTGCCTGGACGAAGAACACCGGCAACACGCTGATCTCGAAAGAAATCGACGGCAAAATCGTCCGCGCTCACGTGGCGAAAGGCAAAGGCGGCGCAGCAGCTCCAGCGGAACCAACCGGCTTCAACCAAGCAGCATTGGCAGCCCAAGCGGCACAAGCACCTGTCCTGCAGGAAACGAAAGATGGCGCAACGATGGTCGTCTTCAGTGGGGACTTGGACAAAGCCTTGGCTTCCTTCATCATCGCCAACGGAGCGGCAGCTTACGGCAAGCCAGTGACGATGTTCTTTACCTTCTGGGGCTTGAACGTCATCAAGCGTCCTGAGAAAGTCAGCGTAGCGAAACGCGGCATGGAAAGAATGTTCGACATCATGCTGCCGAACCACGCAGGCCAATTGCCGATATCGAAAATGAACATGAGCGGCGTTGGATCGAAAATGATCCAAGCTGTCATGAAACAGAAGAACGTCGACAGCCTGCCGGTCATGATCGCCCAAGCGCAAAAAATGGGCGTCAAGATGGTAGCCTGCACAATGTCCATGGACATCATGGGCATCAAAGAAGAGGAAATCATCGAAGGCGTGGACTTCGGCGGTGTAGCAGCTTACATCGGCGACACGATGGATTCGAACTTGAACCTGTTTATCTAATCCAGCAACACAAATAAGGCTCCCGCCGCGGCGGGGGCCTTATTTGTGTTGACATTCAGTTGTTTTGGATGGTTGGTTCAGCCGACGAAAAACCAGGGTGTCGACTAAACGGAAAGCGAAGGTTACCGAAAAGCCGACGAAAAACAAAATCGCGTTCGCTCGACACCATTCCCCAATTGTCGGGCGAATGCCCAGGACGGTAGCACACCTGTAGCTTGTTCGTCCAAACAGAACCTCACAATTCAAAGTAGCAACAAGCCCCCGGAGCGACGCACGCAGTCGTTTCGGGGGCTTGTTTTGTATGAGGGAGGCATCTCTGCAGGTAAACCAACCTACGGTCGCGTATAATAGGCTGTATACAAAAACAATCGAAATCGGAAAAGGGGACAGATATGAAAGAGACTGTATGGGGAATGATCGGCTGCGGCGATGTAACGGAGAAGAAAAGTGGTCCGGGGCTCTATAAAGCGGACGGGTCCCGTTTGAAGGGGGTATACAATCGCACCGAAGCCAAGTCGCATGATTGGGTGAAACGCCACGGAAACGGTCAGGTGTACGCAACAGTCGAGGAACTGCTGGCGGACGAAGAAATCACGGCTGTCTACATCGCCACACCGCCGGCCACGCATTTCGACTATGCCATGCAGGTGATTGCGGCGAACAAGGTGCCGTTGATTGAGAAACCGATGGCGCGCACGTTCGAGGAATGCCAAGCGATACTGGATGCGGCCGAGGAAAAAGACTTGCCGGTATTCGTCAGCTTCTACCGCCGGGCGCTCGAGAAATTCCAGAAAATCAAGGAACTGCTGGATGATGGCACCATCGGCCAACCGCAATTGGTGGAAATTCGCCAATACCAGCAACCAGCCACTGAAGACTTCGACAAGGAAAACTTGCCTTGGCGGCTGTTGCCGGCTGCAGGAGGCGGGAAGGATCTGGATATCCAAGTGCATGTTCTCGATTATTTGACCTATTACTTCGGCGACATCACAGCGATGACCGGCATCGTCGAGAACCGGGCCGGACTCTATGAAGTCGAGGACACCGTGTCGGCATCCTTCCGTTTCGCGAACGGTGTCGTCGGATCGGCCGCCTGGTGCTATGTCGCGGACTTCGAACTGGATGAAGTGACGATCATCGGATCGGAAGGGACATTGGTCTTCGAAGGCACAAGTTTCGAGTGGATTCGCCTCATCAAGGACGGAGAAACAACAACCTACACTTTCGAAACGCCGGAGCATGTCGCCATGCCGTTTATCCAAACCGTCGTTGACGAACTGAACGGTAAAGCGAAAAGTCCGGCCGATGCCGCCAGCGCAACCAACGGCATCCGCATGTTTGATGTTCTATTGAAGGATTACCGTAAAAGATACGAGCGCTGATTTCAAGAAACCAAAAATAGCGAACAGAAAATCTAAAGGAGGGCCTCTATGTCCATCGGCTATGCCTGCCTCAACATCGGCACACCCAACACGAACATCCGAAGCCTCATGCAACGCAACGCGATCCCGGAAAGGCTGACGGAGGTGACCGCGCACAACCTCGCCGCCCTGGAGCGGATGATCGACTACAACCGCAAGAACGACATCAAATTGTTCCGCATCAGTTCGGATCTGATCCCATTCGGTTCGAGTCCGGTCAATGCACTTGCTTGGCCGGAAATCCACAAAGAAGCCTTCGACCGCATCGGCTCCAAGATCCGAAAAAGCGGTATGCGCGTCTCCCTGCATCCGGGCCAATACACCGTCCTGAATTCGCCGACCGAAGACGTCGTCGCGCGCGCCATCGCCGATCTGATTTACCACGACAGAATCCTGACCGCACTTGGGACCAATCAAACCAACAAAATCGTCCTGCATGTCGGGGGCATCTATGGGGATAAAAAAGAAGCACTTCAGCGCTTCGAACAGAATTTCCGCCGACTTCCGGAACCTGTCCAAAACCGGTTGATCATCGAGAACGACGATCGGCTCTACAACATCGAAGAGGTCCTCGAACTGGCGGACCGACTCCAGATCCCTGCCGTCTACGATAATCTGCACCATGCCATCAATCCGTCTCCTTCAGGAGGCGCCGATCCATACTGGATCGCCGAAGCCAAAAAAACCTGGAAAGAAGCGGATGGAAAGCAAAAAATCCATTACTCCCAGCAGGCGCCAGGCAAACGGCCCGGTGCCCATACCGATACGATCCACCTAGAGACTTTCCTAACTTTCCACGAACAGCTGGAGGACAAACAGATCGACATCATGCTGGAAGTGAAGGACAAAAACCTGTCCGCCATCAAATGCCAAAACGCGACGACAATCGCGCCAAAAGCATCACTGTTGGAAAAAGAATGGGGCCGCTACAAGTACGCCATCCTCGAAAGATCGCCGGCGATTTATCAAGCCATCCGCACATTGCTGAAGGACAAAGAAGCCTACCCGGTCCAAGAATTCTATCGCCTCATCGACAGCGCCTTCGCTGTAGAAACAAATCCCGGCTACGCCGAAAACGCCGCAGCCCACGTATGGGGCTACTTCAAGAAACAAGCGAATGAAGCCGAGCGCAGACAGTACGAAAAGAACCTCAGCAACTACCGGAACAACACAGGCACGCTGGCAACATTGAAACGCCAGCTTTTTAAGCTAGCTGATAAATATGACTCGGAATATCTGTTGCAGTCTTTATACTTCTATCTATGATATCCATAGAGTGGGATGTCTCTATCTTATTTGGTTCTTAACGGTCAAAGAATCAGCTGTATACTTCAATACGAATAGCCCTGCTAGGGTATGCGATATGGATTGCATACCCTAGCAGGGCTATTCGCAGTTTTCCTGGACACCCATTCAATCAAAGCATCGATACGCGGGAGCAGAACATGCCTAACTTTATCTTTTCTACAGGCATCGGATTGGCCATCCGCTTGGGCGATGTCATCAATGAAGGAGCCTTGTGGATGCCGCGTGCGATAACCAAATGGATGTCCAATGAAAAAAGGACACTTCTGCAAGATGGATTCGTCCATACTTTAGTGACGATCATCGTCTTGTTCTGCGCAAGCGGAACAGCGTAAGAGGATTATCAAAAAAACTGAGACTCTAGCCACCTCCGACGAAGATCCGCCTCATCGGAGAACACTGCTGTGCCAGCAGTCCCATCTCCGCCGAGCGGCTGTTGACCGGAGGTGAGCGACTCGCAAGCAGCGCACCTCCGTCGGAGTTGTCTTAACTGGAGGTAACAAGCGTTCCGGAAAAGTGTTACCTGAAATTATGATTATTGGAATATAAAATAAGATGGCGATCAGAAAAGGATTATAATAGAGGGCATGGTTTGCAAGAAAGAACTAACAAAGCGAAACTCTTGGGTGGGTATTGTATGATGCAAAATATTAAATATAAGGACGGTGCAATTCTTAAAAACACTAAATCGTAATTAAGCTTTTATTCTAATTTTCGGTATCAAAAACAAAAGGCTAGAATAGCGTGATTTCACAGTCTCTTCATAATGTATTCGTTTGCTTTCTTATCATTCGGCTTTAAAAAGTAAATTTTAAGTAAAACTTCAAAAAAAATTCTATTTTTGTGCAAAAACGGTTGTAGAAATGTTATCATTTAAAATACTGAAAGATATTTTCTTTATGTGATTATATCTTAGACACAATTATAAGAAGAAAAAAATAATTATAGGGGTGCTGTATGGAGTATTTGAAAGTAAAAAGAGTGATTGACTTAGTTCTTTCGGTATTGGCCGCAGTCATTTTATCGCCATTATTCTTAATTTTATTTATTGCAATAAAAATGGATACGCCGGGGCCAATCTTCTTTAAACAAAAGAGAGTCGGCATCAATAAAACGCATTTCAATATTTTGAAGTTCCGTACGATGCGTATCGATACACCCAAGGACACACCAACGCATTTATTAGGAAATCCAGATCAGTACATCACAAAGGTCGGCAAATTCCTGAGAAAAACAAGCCTGGATGAATTGCCTCAAATTTTCAATATCATCAAAGGCGAAATGTCTATCATTGGACCGCGCCCAGCATTGTGGAACCAGTACGACTTGATTGCTGAAAGAGATAAATACAATGCAAATGATGTTCGCCCTGGTTTGACCGGTTGGGCTCAAATCAATGGCCGTGATGAGCTACCGATTACTGTCAAATCTGAGTTGGATGGAGAATACATTCAAAAAATGAATTTCGCTTTCGATGTGAAATGCTTTGTCGGAACCATAACGAGCGTTTTGAAAAGTGACGGAGTTATTGAAGGCGGCACAGGAACACTAAGTGAAGGAGGTAATCAATAGAAATGAAGAGAATATTGCTTACAGGTGCCAATAGCTATATTGGCACCTGTTTTGAAAAATGGGTCTCACAGTGGCCGGAAGAATATCAAGTGGAAACTGTTGACACAAGAAATGGTGAATGGAAAGAACTTGATTTTTCTCCATACGACACGCTTTTTCACGTAGCGGGCATTGCCCACCAAGATGCGAAAGCTGATCAAGAAGAACTCTACTACAAAGTTAATCGAGATCTTACTATTGAAATTGCTCAAAAAGCTAAAGCTGAAGGAGTCCAGCAGATCATCTTTATGAGCAGCATGATTGTTTATGGTGCAAGCAGCAAAATTGGTGAAACCAAAATAATCACGAGAGATACAGTCCCGCAACCGGCTAATTTCTATGGGGACAGCAAACTACAGGCGGAACAAGGTATCCTTCCTTTACAGTCGGATGATTTCAATGTAGTAGTTATACGTCCGCCAATGATATACGGTAAGGGCTCAAAAGGGAACTATCCGTTATTGGCAAAGTTTGCTAATAAATCACCCATATTTCCAGATATCGACAATCAAAGAAGTATGCTTCATATCGATAATTTAACTGAATTTATTCGATTAATGATTGTAAATGAGGAAAAGGGCATCTTTTTTCCACAGAATGAAGAATATATAAAGACCTCAGAAATGGTAAGCTTAATAGCTGAAGCTAATGGGAAAAAAATCAGATTGATTTACCTATTTAATCCTACACTGAAAATATTAAGTAGAAAAGTAAACGTCATAAACAAAGTGTTTGGGAGTTTATTATATGATAAAGAAATTTCAATGTATAAAAAAAGTTATCAAATAAATAATTTGCGAAAATCAATAAATAAAACGGAGGGCTAGCATTTTGAAAAAAGCATTAATGTTTGCATCTGTTGCTTCAATGATAGATTTATTTAATATGGATAATATTAAGATATTAGAAGATTTAGGTTATACAGTTGATGTTGCTTGTAATTTTGAACAAGGTAGTATTACTTCTCAAGACAAAGTGAACGAATTCAGAGAGGAGTTAGAAAAAAAGGGAATTAGCGCCTATCATATTCCTGTACCAAGAAAAATTATAGCAATTGGCTCGATGATGAAGGCTTATAAAAAATTAAGTGAGTTGTTGAAGGAGAACAATTATGATATTGTTCACTGTCACTCCCCTATCGGTGGGGTTATTGCAAGAATGGCTTGTAAAAAATATCGAAAAAGTGGCACAAAGGTTATTTATACAGCTCATGGATTTCATTTTTATACAGGAGCCCCTATACTTAATTGGATTTTATTTTATCCTATTGAAAGATATTGCGCTAAATGTACAGATGTTATTATAACTATAAATTTAGAAGACTACAGTAGAGCAAAGAATTTCAAATCAAAAAAAATTGAATATGTTCCTGGAATTGGGATAGATGTAAAGTCAATTCAATCATCGAGAGCAGATAAAAAAATGATTCGCACAAAACTGGGTATCAATAATGAAGATTTTTTGCTCTTTAGTGCAGGACAGCTTTCAAAACGTAAGAATCATGAAGTTATCATTAATGCTCTATCTAAAGTGAAATCAAACAATGTAAAGTTCTTACTTTGCGGTTTGGGGGAGCTTGAGGATTATTTAAAGAATCTTTCAGAAAAGCTAGGCATTGAAGACAGAGTGATTTTTGCTGGGTATAGGAATGATGTGAAAGAATTGCTTTATGCTGCGGATTGTTTTGTATTTCCATCACTACAAGAAGGCCTACCAGTAGCTTTGATGGAGGCGATGGCAGTAGGAATACCTGTTATTTGTACAGATATTAGAGGCAATACAGATCTAATTAAAAATGGAAAAGGTGGGTATATTTTAAAAACTGATGATGTAGATGGATTTGCTGAGAAGATTGATGAAGTAAACAGAGACAGA is a window from the Trichococcus shcherbakoviae genome containing:
- a CDS encoding Gfo/Idh/MocA family oxidoreductase, which translates into the protein MKETVWGMIGCGDVTEKKSGPGLYKADGSRLKGVYNRTEAKSHDWVKRHGNGQVYATVEELLADEEITAVYIATPPATHFDYAMQVIAANKVPLIEKPMARTFEECQAILDAAEEKDLPVFVSFYRRALEKFQKIKELLDDGTIGQPQLVEIRQYQQPATEDFDKENLPWRLLPAAGGGKDLDIQVHVLDYLTYYFGDITAMTGIVENRAGLYEVEDTVSASFRFANGVVGSAAWCYVADFELDEVTIIGSEGTLVFEGTSFEWIRLIKDGETTTYTFETPEHVAMPFIQTVVDELNGKAKSPADAASATNGIRMFDVLLKDYRKRYER
- the uvsE gene encoding UV DNA damage repair endonuclease UvsE, with amino-acid sequence MSIGYACLNIGTPNTNIRSLMQRNAIPERLTEVTAHNLAALERMIDYNRKNDIKLFRISSDLIPFGSSPVNALAWPEIHKEAFDRIGSKIRKSGMRVSLHPGQYTVLNSPTEDVVARAIADLIYHDRILTALGTNQTNKIVLHVGGIYGDKKEALQRFEQNFRRLPEPVQNRLIIENDDRLYNIEEVLELADRLQIPAVYDNLHHAINPSPSGGADPYWIAEAKKTWKEADGKQKIHYSQQAPGKRPGAHTDTIHLETFLTFHEQLEDKQIDIMLEVKDKNLSAIKCQNATTIAPKASLLEKEWGRYKYAILERSPAIYQAIRTLLKDKEAYPVQEFYRLIDSAFAVETNPGYAENAAAHVWGYFKKQANEAERRQYEKNLSNYRNNTGTLATLKRQLFKLADKYDSEYLLQSLYFYL
- a CDS encoding sugar transferase produces the protein MEYLKVKRVIDLVLSVLAAVILSPLFLILFIAIKMDTPGPIFFKQKRVGINKTHFNILKFRTMRIDTPKDTPTHLLGNPDQYITKVGKFLRKTSLDELPQIFNIIKGEMSIIGPRPALWNQYDLIAERDKYNANDVRPGLTGWAQINGRDELPITVKSELDGEYIQKMNFAFDVKCFVGTITSVLKSDGVIEGGTGTLSEGGNQ
- a CDS encoding NAD-dependent epimerase/dehydratase family protein is translated as MKRILLTGANSYIGTCFEKWVSQWPEEYQVETVDTRNGEWKELDFSPYDTLFHVAGIAHQDAKADQEELYYKVNRDLTIEIAQKAKAEGVQQIIFMSSMIVYGASSKIGETKIITRDTVPQPANFYGDSKLQAEQGILPLQSDDFNVVVIRPPMIYGKGSKGNYPLLAKFANKSPIFPDIDNQRSMLHIDNLTEFIRLMIVNEEKGIFFPQNEEYIKTSEMVSLIAEANGKKIRLIYLFNPTLKILSRKVNVINKVFGSLLYDKEISMYKKSYQINNLRKSINKTEG
- a CDS encoding glycosyltransferase family 4 protein, which encodes MKKALMFASVASMIDLFNMDNIKILEDLGYTVDVACNFEQGSITSQDKVNEFREELEKKGISAYHIPVPRKIIAIGSMMKAYKKLSELLKENNYDIVHCHSPIGGVIARMACKKYRKSGTKVIYTAHGFHFYTGAPILNWILFYPIERYCAKCTDVIITINLEDYSRAKNFKSKKIEYVPGIGIDVKSIQSSRADKKMIRTKLGINNEDFLLFSAGQLSKRKNHEVIINALSKVKSNNVKFLLCGLGELEDYLKNLSEKLGIEDRVIFAGYRNDVKELLYAADCFVFPSLQEGLPVALMEAMAVGIPVICTDIRGNTDLIKNGKGGYILKTDDVDGFAEKIDEVNRDRLLAQKFCDTNINTIKQFDSNIIKEHMNIIYSSINKENY